A genomic stretch from Musa acuminata AAA Group cultivar baxijiao unplaced genomic scaffold, Cavendish_Baxijiao_AAA HiC_scaffold_1138, whole genome shotgun sequence includes:
- the LOC135671191 gene encoding AT-hook motif nuclear-localized protein 23-like: protein MGGVDTSSPSATSLRLPNSHLSLHRRDQVDNSNSSDSNNNNNNHSDDDANGENYSAGAVDMAEAGSAGGFGRRPRGRPPGSKNKPKPPVIITRESAAALRSHVFEVSSGADIMDAVAAFARRRQLGVAVLSASGLVTNVTLRQRGPQPGGTVVSIPGRFEILSLSGAFLPTPALSDATGLTLFMVGREGQVVGGSVVGELVASGPVMIIAAAFTNATYERLPLPDAELDAAAAPSTAEHGARSNGDGGGSLSEADPSSMSLFGLPAHLLHGGQHDVFGSWASTGRRPPPS, encoded by the coding sequence ATGGGAGGCGTCGACACCTCCTCTCCCTCAGCCACCTCCCTCCGTCTACCGAATTCCCACCTCAGCCTGCACCGCCGTGACCAAGTTGACAACTCCAACAGCAgcgacagcaacaacaacaacaacaaccattCCGACGACGACGCTAACGGCGAGAACTACTCCGCCGGCGCCGTCGACATGGCAGAAGCCGGATCCGCCGGCGGCTTCGGGAGGCGCCCACGCGGCCGGCCGCCCGGGTCAAAGAACAAGCCGAAGCCGCCCGTCATCATCACGCGCGAGAGCGCCGCCGCGCTGCGCTCCCACGTCTTCGAGGTATCTAGCGGCGCCGACATCATGGACGCCGTCGCGGCCTTCGCCCGCCGGCGCCAGCTCGGGGTCGCCGTCCTCAGCGCCAGCGGCCTGGTCACTAATGTGACGCTTCGGCAGCGGGGGCCTCAGCCGGGGGGCACCGTGGTGTCCATCCCCGGCCGGTTCGAGATCCTCTCCCTCTCGGGGGCTTTCCTCCCGACGCCGGCGCTTTCGGACGCCACCGGCCTGACGTTGTTCATGGTCGGAAGGGAGGGCCAGGTGGTTGGCGGGAGCGTGGTGGGGGAGCTGGTGGCGTCCGGCCCGGTGATGATAATAGCAGCCGCGTTCACCAACGCCACCTACGAGCGGCTGCCCCTTCCCGACGCCGAGCTGGATGCAGCAGCGGCGCCGTCGACGGCGGAGCACGGCGCAAGAAGCAATGGCGACGGTGGCGGCAGCTTGTCTGAGGCAGACCCATCGTCCATGTCGCTCTTCGGCCTTCCAGCCCATCTTCTGCACGGTGGTCAGCACGATGTGTTCGGCTCCTGGGCTTCGACGGGTCGTCGTCCTCCACCGTCCTAA